A window of the Cicer arietinum cultivar CDC Frontier isolate Library 1 chromosome 6, Cicar.CDCFrontier_v2.0, whole genome shotgun sequence genome harbors these coding sequences:
- the LOC101514707 gene encoding uncharacterized protein: MNENMKHFQNKLTELEFQAEHLLLARQQLVENDKLRNGNREALTALRKKARTTTSSVPSPFGSIMKGVSGTGSRPLVQEVCTTCGNHDSFEQTWTTFPGTDLFVGIPFHAAHTILETDQAQLDFEAKKLQSIVKDKSFLISEAGALSDKISPGVLKSLVTLNDKPK, encoded by the exons ATGAATGAGAACATGaaacattttcaaaacaaattaacaGAATTGGAATTCCAAGCTGAACATCTTCTTTTAGCACGGCAGCAG CTGGTTGAGAATGATAAGTTGAGGAATGGGAACAGAGAAGCACTTACCGCATTAAGGAAAAAGGCTCGGACAACAACGAGTAGTGTTCCATCTCCTTTTGGATCAATAATGAAGGGGGTTTCAGGCACTGGCTCAAGACCTTTGGTGCAAGAGGTGTGTACCACTTGTGGTAACCATGACTCTTTTGAGCAGACATGGACGACGTTTCCAGGAACTGATCTGTTTGTGGGAATTCCATTTCATGCTGCCCATACTATATTGGAAACAG ATCAAGCACAACTTGACTTTGAGGCGAAGAAACTACAGAGCATTGTGAAGGATAAATCATTTCTTATATCAGAGGCAGGTGCTCTCTCCGACAAGATAAGTCCAGGAGTGCTTAAATCGCTTGTAACCTTAAATGACAAACCAAAGTAA